The DNA region GCTCCGCCATACATTGTAAAACGACAATGATTTTATTCTATTATTGATATAGAAGCTGACATTATGTTTTCAATTCCCACAGGTCGCTAATTGAAACaattgcatgtttggtttacaAGGCCATACCAACATCACAATGTTACCATAAGTTAAAAGAAACTTTTTTGTCACATTGTTTGTTCTATTACTTTTTTTATCCGTAGAGTTTGCTCGTTCTATTGTCGCCATgacttaaataaaaatttatgtggAGTCAAGTATGGATTccatatattttgatcaattataGTCGTCGGATGAGCAACGAGGATAATACGTCACTGTAGTCTTTCATTAATCATAGTAGATTTAGTACAACTTACCTTGAATCCTTACATTGCTTTCCTGATAAATCCAATTATCACAATTacattttggaaaaaaaaattatatgggATCAATGCTATTTTAATCAATAATAATCGTTCGATCAGCAGTGAAAACAATACCTCCACCATAGCATCTCAATAGCCTTAGTAGTACATAAGATGAAAGAAGGTTCAATATGGTGTTGTCGTATAATGCATCAAATCGAAAAAGATCACGAATTGTTCTTCAATTTTCATGTGCACCATCCGACTATACAGCAGGATACCACATTGTATAAATCAAGGAGTCAATATTTCTTGTTCTATACATctcttaacattttcctttacaAGATGTACAAACAACATGATAAGATTCATTACAAAATGTAGCAGAAAAAAATTGACCGCAGGTCTTACTCAAAAGTTCGGATTTCTCCAAGCCTAATTCGTGTACTTCACAGAAAATTATGTGGAGTGGCTTGCTAGCTCTTTTACTAAACTTCTTCAACCTACAGCACAAAAAATTAAATGCTTTCGTGTCAAAGACTACGACAATGAGAGTGGCAACAATCAAATCCTGGAGAAGTTGTTACATTCatacataaattatgtttaataacAAACCTGTGGGAGATTCATAAGTTCGAAAACGGCTTTTGTTGGTGTCAGTTCGTTGTCAACAATTCGAGCAACTGCTGTCAAAACTGGCATTTTGACTTTGTATTTCTGTGCTAATGCAATCACAGCTCCTGCAGTGGAGACACCCTCAGCCACCTACAAGATATAACTGTTAAAACTGCTATGTATTAGCAAGAGTTGAAATATTGCTTGGCTTTGCTATGCAACCCAAAAATTTTCAGCACCTGATTCATGGAACTGAGTATATCATCAAGCTTTTCCCCGGATCCAAGACGAACCCCAACTGTTCTGTTTCTTGAAAGATTCACGAAACATGTGAGCATGATATCTCCAGTTCCGGATAAACCAGTCAGTGTTGTTGACTTGGCACCCATCTGAAGTGAGAGAAACATATCAACATCGTATAGTAGACATCTTAGCGACTTACGAAAAGTTTAGAAGAGTTCAGTTGTCACAGAAAAAAGGACCCAACAAAGTCTAAATATGCTATATACGTGAAGAAATACTCCTCATATATCACATACAGTTGGATATCCATAAAAGTCCATATAAATTTAATGTAGAACCATAGATATTTTGGAACATCTTCTGGTTTATGCCATACAGAgagtgatttttctgatataCCACAATACTAAACTCTCGGACAAATAGCAAACTATGAAGTTTTCTTAACTATCACTTAGCCAAGAAGACAGATATCTTGGCCATATGCTTACTTTAACTCCTGAAATAACCAATGGTACAAACACATGTTGAGAACAGAAAATTAAATTCACAACATGATCCCAAATACCTGTTCGGCAAAAAACTGCATGAAAGTACAATACCAACAATGCTCGGCAGGAAAAGAGTCAACTAACCTTTGTTGCCAACCACCTAATCTCAGAgcaaccttgtgcaacaagagCTGCCATAGAATTATTGCCAAGATTTAGTCCTACCACAATCCCGGCAGCTATTGCAAGTACATTCTTAAGAGCACCTGCCATTTCCACACCTGTAACGTCACTGTAGCATCAGGGGTTACTGCTGGGCATAAAGCAATATGTTCGTGAACATGTTTTCACACTTcctataaaaacataaacaaaacCCAACTTTTCCCAGTTCTCACTTTTCATTTGGTTTAGCATGAGGACATACTGAACTTGAGCGTGCATGTGCGAATGTGCCAAATGAGCCctatgaaaatttgaacaaacaAATACAAGGTAATATTTACTATACAAGTACTACCTTGATGTGTTGATTCTCAAGGTTCTCGAAGCAAGAAGTTGCTGAACAGCATTTGCCATCTTTTTGTCTTTTGAAGCCACAACCATTGCTTGCAAACATAAAGCAGTTTTTCCGTTACTTTAAACCAAAACGTGAAACATTGATTCTGCAGAGGAACAGTAACTTGAAACCCAGGGAagtacctgttggcaatttgtTCATCAACTCCAGCGCAAATGAAGGTCCTGACAGAACCACATAGGGCTGGCGTGGATTTCTCAGTGATCGAGGGATTATTTGAGACATCATTCTAAATGTATTGAGCTCTAGACCTTTGCTGAGAGAAATGAAAGGTAAGCCTGGATCGACATAATCGGCAATGCTCTCGAGGAATAAGGCACTGAACTGCCAATAGGATAAACCAAAAACAGATAACTGTAAAATATAAGGATATTTTGTACGACAAAATTCATTCAAATTTTAGTTAAACCGTGAAACTGGACTGCATATTGAGGTACACTCTCATTAACAACAGAATGTCAAACGCAAGTAATTGAAGTTTGATGGAATCTACAAAGAAACCTGCACAGGCACAGCATGGAAGCAAAAGTCAGCACCCCGCAGAGCATCTTTGACATCTGTTGTTGCAATGATGTTTTCTGGCAACTTGTGCTCCGGAAAATACTTACTGGaacagaaaaaagaaaaataaatggtCGCTTTAATAGAAGAGGAATATAACAGGAGATGGTTTACAAAAATAGTTTCACACTTTCACCTAAATTCAGGAatttggggaattgatttttaAACAACTGGATAATGGAGAACCAGCATGAGAGTGTTTACCAATTTCGATGATTGTTGTTTATTGATTCACAAATTTCACGGTCTCGTACAAGTATATTAACTTCTAGCTGAGCCTTTCTATCAGCAACATGGGCAGCCATAGCTGTTCCAAAAGATCCCCCGCCAAGCACCACCACCTACGGCCAAAATAAATCGAACCATGCTGAGTCCTTCATTCAAACCAAAAATCCTATCAATAGGCATGACTTTAGCGATCGGAACTACCAATAGATTTAGATATTTCACCAATATTGGAGAACACGAAACATGAAAGTACCATCACTTCTTACAATGCATAAACAAAATACACTACATTCCAAATATATAGAAGTTTTATCATGATTCTTCCTAAAAATCATTCCTgccatagaaaaaaaaattaacaagtcACATTTGATACATCTGGTTTGAAGTTTCTCAGACGCGGTCGAGATTAATGCTGCTGCTGAAGCTCAAAATGGGTGGTCACAAAGAATGACTAGAAAATTTGATTCTTTTCTTTCATACCGACTGCAAGACCATGCAGTTCTTTCTTTAAGCATTTGATTATAAATATGTATCAAACCAATAATTTCTGGTCGACACCCCTTaggcaaaaaaaaatttaagaaaatggTACACGAAGTGCCATTCATAAAAAGCCAGCCAAAAAGGTAACAATGTACAACgaaatcagatgaacaaaagaaagttcgaaattttcCTAGCAGGAAAtgaagatttaaaaaaaaaggattCGAGACCTTATTGGTGCGTTCAAGAACGTCGGACTTGGCCTTCGACCTCCAAGAACGGGACCACCGGACCAGCTTCTCCCACGCCAAACGAACAACCTTGCGCCGGTCCTTGCTTCTCTCAAGCGCAAGATTATAATCATGTCCAGAAGTATCAGCCGTAAGCGGAAGTAAAGGCGACGGCTCTGGTACTGAGTCGACAATTTCGTCGCCAGCGGCGCAGAGGTGGAGAGGGGTGGCGTAGGTTGGAGTGCGGAGAACAGGCAGGAAAAAATGGATGGGTTTTGAGTTATTGGGCTTGTAAGAGTTATTGTGGGCGCCGGGCAGTGTCGTGGATGGTGAAAATTGCGGCGGCTCGAGCAAAGAAGCCATTGGTGAAGCTTGAATTTCTGGGATTTTTGGGAGTTTTATCCACACTCTTTCCACGTGTATGTTGTTTTCTAGTGGAAACATTGAGTTtatgtaattaaatatttattttattattcattatttaatattttatttacgaATGACCAAACAATTTTAAATCTatagattttaaatatttttatttacaattttaatatatttttttacatatttatataatattttattatgtaaataaatatagagcaatataaataaaaaagaacTACAAATAAACACAACATAAACGATTAACATGGTTTTAAAAACTGTAGTAACAATAGCaacaatttaatttaagtcttcgctaaattagcgactgatactcacgggaaatttagggtccgatcccgGCAAGCGTCACTAGTACAGACGCAGGGTTTTGAAATGGtcatgagcctgaaatcacgaagaagaccgttagaagggggccaggagggtgtcctggcgtagcccctccgacgctcaaatCAGTGACTGATGATATAtgaggggagcagctaagggtgctgctgaaaacaaaaTTGAATGTCCaatcatacgctcaaacctggtatttataggagaatacatgggcttgTCATGAGCCCATTCACATGTGGGCCTTAGAGATGGGCCGGgagtttgggccggatcttgatgggttcatccctgggatatcaccagtctccccctcccgagtcgaacagaatcgtaggttcaaagttcgattaattgCGTTGTTCTCGGTTTACAACATGTGAGTTGTGTGTCCTTCTCGCCATCTGTCAGTCTCCAAAAAATTGGAAATAAATCAAGTCGCAATCCTGCAGCGTCGCCCCCTCCCCACGCTCGCCCCAAGCCTCGCCTGGTCGCCCACGCCGAGCCCCTCTCCCGAGTGCTCGCCCCACGCCGTGtgctcgcccgagcgccacgctcgcccctcgccgTATGCCGCGCTCGCCCACGtcgtgccacgctcgcccctcgcctgAGCGCCCGAGTGCTCGCCCCACGCCATGCCACGCTCACCCCTCGCCTGCTCGCCCGAGTGCTCGCTCGCCTGCTCGCCCGAGTGCTCGGCCCTCGCCTGCTCGCCCACGccgtgccacgctcgcccctcgcccgaGCCCTCGCGTCGCCCATCCTCGTCCAGTACGTTgagaattttgatatattccctTGCGAAGGGTTGTGTGATTTCTAAATAgcgacctgaccgggcaggtcgatccccgtaattttcgcagAGGCAAACATTGTTCGTTATCGATAAACcgaataaatttttctaacacgGAATGTCCTCGACGCCTCCATCTTCAAGATCCTCTACTAAGCTTTTGAATGAAAATAATTTCCACTTCCCCGCGCCCTTAACTCCTCTGCAAAAATAGTCTTTAGCAGGAAAAGATAAAAACTTCAACCTCctcaccatcaccctctaactcatcTGCCAGACAAcgccttagcaagaaaataaaaatttcacctcgtcaccctctgactcctctactaggcgatgccttagcgggaaaataaaaattctccaccctcaccctctgactcctctgctaggcgacgccttagcaggaaaataaaaatttcagcTCGTCACCtactgactcctctgctaggcgacgccttagtaggaaaataaagattctccaccctcaccctctgactcctctgctaggcgacgccttagcatgaaaataaaaatttaagctcgtcaccctctgactcttctgctaggcgacgccttagcaggaaaagaaagattctccaccctcaccctttatctcctctgctaggcgacgccttagcaggaaaataaagatttcacCTCGTCACCCTCTTACTCATCTGCTAGGCGATGActcagcaggaaaataaagattcttcaccctcaccctctaactcctctgctagacgacgccttaacaggaaaataaaattttcacctcgtcaccctctgactcctctgctagacgacgccttagaaggaaaataaagattctccaccctcaccctctaactcctctgctaggtgacgccttagcagaaaaataaagattctccaccctcaccctctaactcctctactaggtgacgccttagcaggaaaataaaagtttcacctcgtcaactctgctcctctgctagacgatgccttagcaggaaaataaaaattttctccttCCTCATtccgctcctctgctaggctatccttagcaggaaaataacatttttctcctccccaactctgctcctctgctaggcgatgccttagcaggaaaataaaagtttCACCTCGTCAActttgctcctctgctaggcgatgccttagcaggaaaataaaaattttctccttCCTCACtccgctcctctgctaggcgatgccttagcaggaaaataacatttttctcctccccaactctgctcctctgctacgcgatgccttagtaggaaaataaaaattttctccttCCTCACTCCGCTCCTCTGCtgggcgatgccttagcagaaaaataacatttttctcctccccaactctactcctctactaggcgatgccttagcaagaaaatttaattcatttcatcctcacaatacaacaacatccacgaacttaatataagaacttgaCTTTATTAAATTTCAACTGATAACATAAAACAAATTCAGAAACGAAATACAGCAAAATTCAAGTCAAGATTAATAttctctaaggtggtaagcgttcccgagcctctttagagccttgcccggcgcattctccaactttcatctctgctcctcttgtacctcaacaggacaaagttacccaCTCCTTCCTTTCCTAATCATGTTAAGCTCCACACGCGCTCTTTTTCCCTCCTCCCTCACTACCCCTTCATAACACCGACGCGCGACTTTTTGGTTCCCGCACAAGACTCTAACTCcttttcccacaggaaacttaagcttctgatgataagtggaagctacggctcttaaatccttcagggctggcCGTCCTAGAATTTCATTATACGCTGAAAGGGTATCCACCACGGTGAACGCTATCATCTTTGTTACCCGCAGAGGATCAGTTCCCAAGGATAGGGAAAgcacaatctgacccaaaggcggGATGACGtgtcctgcaaacccatacagcggggtggagaccggctcaaactcaaatccttccaccttcatttgatctaacgtgctcttgaacaagatgtTCACGGAGCtttcattatcaataaatatccttgccacatcataattggcaatggtagccgtcaccaccaaggcatcgttatgtggagtcacaacgcctcgaAGGTCTTCtggcccaaagctgatgatTGGGTCTTGTGAtaagtctgcacccctagatatctcaaagttttccaaccttctcccatgtgctttccgagctcgcccagagtctccatcagtagcaccgcccgagatcatatgaatcattcctctcgtagggtggttatcctcattcgtTCCTCTCCCCGGTTCGACGGGCTCCTGAAGGACATCTTGACCTCGACCTTCCCTCCTCCGCTCCCCAACCccctgatttatccatggagggccttgaccatGTCTAGGGGACGGACGAGACCTCGGTCGACTTCCGGATGCGGATCCTTCTCATCTGTCCCGCGAAGACAATCTAGCACTGCACTAAACCCTTcgtgacttctcccacctccccgcgggctccctcacctccgTCACCTCGTCACGACTCCTATCCACGggaacatgtgatgagaattgtcttctactTCTAGTTATGTCctcctctctttcccccgcacccctcttccttccaCCTTTCTCCgttccctcaactctactttcTCTGGGCCGgttctccatccttctgtaccgttgggcatattccaagtttacatatttctcagctcgagtcaacagatcatcatagctcgacGTAGGCTTCTTGACCAGTGACTTGAAAAACTCTcctcccctcagtccttgtgtgaaagcacttatcatgatgtcaggggtagccgctggtatttccagtgctgcactgttgaaacgctggacaaattctcgcaaagtttcattctcttgctgtttcatcacgaacatgctcaaataatttttctggtgcctcttgctgctagcaaatcggtgcaagaaggcaGCTGAGAAGTCCTCAAAAGAACGTATAGAGTTGGGCCGCAAGGTGTTAAAccactgctgggctgacctcaccaatgTGCCCAAAAACACCATGCACCTGACTTCATCcgaatattggtgcaacagagcCGCATTATCAAATCTCCCCCAAGTGTTCTTCAGGGTCATTATGTCCGTCATATTCTCCCACGTTCGACTGTCGGAAATTTGAAGGAAGCCCTTCCTCCAAAATGGCGGGGGAAAAAGGACTCTCCTTCTTGGACACTGGAGCTATGTTTCCCAATTGTTGCCCCAACATTCTTATCTCCTTCCACATCTCCTCTATCTCGGGATTCTCCCCACCTTGGAGGGGTTGTGTCTCTTCAACCTTGCTCTGATGACCCTCAGCATTCTCCTCTCGCTCCTGGTGAGTGGCTTGTCCTTCAGTAAACATAGATTCTTGGTTCCTCTTCATagcctcatccactgtccgaGTGATGAATTGACCCAActgctccagggtcaagttccccacattttcattaggacggggttgctcgaccctggtctcttgacgaggttgttcagtTCTCGTCTCCTGACGGGGTTGTTTCTGCCTCGCCTCAGCATGAgactgttcgggtcccctctgaggacgcgatgataCTGAGTTAActcttctactccctctcctccctaccatctctacgtctcaactcaaatttTCTCACAGACGGAAGTGATACTCATGGGAAATTTAGGCTCCGATTCCGGCAAGCGTCACTAGTACAGATGCAGGGTTTTGAAATGGTCCTGAGCCTAaaatcacgaagaagaccgttagaagggggccaggagggtgtcctggcatAGCTCCtctgacgctcaagtcagtgactgatgatatatggggggagcagctaagggtgctgcttaAAACAAAATTGAATGCCCaatcatacgctcaaacctggtatttagaGGAGAATACAAGGGCTCATGGGCCATTCATCTGTGGGCCTTAGAGATGGGCCGGGAGTTTGAGCCagatcttgatgggttcatccctgggGTATCAGCGACAGTTTAGGTTAGTTTGTCACTAATTTTATCATggttttcaaatcattgtattttgcgcacatttttaaaaaaacgtgAAAAAATTCAATTCATCCATGATTTTTTGAATTCTATTTCATGTCACTCGTCTCAAAATATTATTGACCGTAAAAATAAAAGTGGATTGTCGAATTCATATCTGGAATTAGTGAAAATTTAGGGTTATATAATTTTAATCAGAAGCATAgtaccacacacacacacacacaaagagAAAGAATTAAGTCCGTTTCGGGAAAAAAAAACCCTGGTATTTTAGTTTATttcattttgtaaaaaaaaaataataataataataataaccaaAATTTAACCAAATATATTGAAACACCTGGGTTTTCATAAATGaaatcttttaattaattcagTGTGATCGATTATCTTGATTTAACTAAAATTTTGTTCAGATGGCTAATATAAAACtcacaaaaatatttatgaGATTGTCTCACGAACCAATTTCGTTGGACAAATCTTTTAACGAACCGGATCCTACTACTCTCGTTCACGTTAATGACTGGCCCATTTTCTTTTGGGCCAGCTTTAGCTCGATCTGGTTTGAGATCTTTTGCTCTACCTGGACTTTTAACAATTgacttgattttattttattttcattttgggGGTCAAACACCAAGTTTGTGTATGCTTGGATCAACAACTCAACATCGATCATTAGATCTTCAGCCGAGGTATCATCCCTAACGTAGCATCTCATTAACTCGATTTGAATCACAAGCCTAGTTAAGCCGTACACGTAGTTCGACTATCTCATCTGAAAAATGAACTGACTCAACGAGCgtttatcattttaaaaaatcaaacatCGTTCTGGGAAACGTTATAAGCACAAAAGGAAGAAGAAATTTTGGGTAGAGGAAACCAAAGAGCCAAATGTCGAGCACCTTCCCTGCGCCTAGAAATGGATCATTGGATGATTATTGGATTTTATCCGATTTTCGTCTCTATTTCTGCGTCTTTCGTAGTTTTCATGAataatttacaaaatatttaaaccACCACTTGATAAATTAAAATTGTGTGTAATATATTTCATATTATATGGTTAGCTAACCATTTCATTtactatttattatttattatttatgggGACCAAAATACTATTTTAAATAACATGAATTCTACATTAAATCGTTGCTTAGAAATATGGGGAAATATTTCTTTGTCGTAGGGGGTGtctttttttataagtttgacTTTTACCCAATTGGCTGCACCACGTTGACCTACCACATGGTGTAGTATTATAGCAAAACAACGTCAATATTGTTGTTAAAATCTAACTTCTACAAATCAAAAcgaaaattgatttcaaatttgattgtttgttttaatttttttaagcaAATACAAAGCCAAAAACAAAGAAAAGTGAAGAAAAACTAATGGAAGTTAGGAATAAACTAccgacataatttttttttttttttttgcaataaTTTGtaggaatttaaaaaaaaaaacacacacacacacacatatatatatatatatatatatatatatatatagcattgATATCGTACATATTCATACATATCTAGTAGTGAATAATATAAACCAATGTGTGAAATATCATAGTAAATAATTTATGATACGAGGATGATAGATTGAATAATACGAATAACATAATTATTTTTGCTCGATTATTATAGAATTTAAGTCgaaattaacaaataaaatacataaaatcttATCTTTCGTATCAAATGATATCTGAAACTATGtattccaaaaatcatgaacatatgaTAGCAAATAGAATATTGGTAAAAGGGGGATAATGATCAATGGTGGACCTCTTGAGTTTTAATGGAATTTAAAGCATGATAGAGGAAAAAGGTGGAGGATTCCTTTTAACACTTCTGCACCCACTAAATAAATACTCCCTTCTTTCTCTTTATAGCCGCCACCCACCCCCTCATCATACTACCCACTTTCCTTCATTTcttctttattattttatttattttatctttgatgttttattattttaattaatattttcctCTTTCTCACTGCCCTTTTTTCGGTTTATGTATATCGTATATCCAAGTTTGATAAGAACttgcgtgagacggtctcacgggttgtgagattgatctcttatttgggtcatccatgaaaaagtattattttttat from Primulina tabacum isolate GXHZ01 chromosome 14, ASM2559414v2, whole genome shotgun sequence includes:
- the LOC142525343 gene encoding glycerol-3-phosphate dehydrogenase [NAD(+)] 2, chloroplastic yields the protein MASLLEPPQFSPSTTLPGAHNNSYKPNNSKPIHFFLPVLRTPTYATPLHLCAAGDEIVDSVPEPSPLLPLTADTSGHDYNLALERSKDRRKVVRLAWEKLVRWSRSWRSKAKSDVLERTNKVVVLGGGSFGTAMAAHVADRKAQLEVNILVRDREICESINNNHRNCKYFPEHKLPENIIATTDVKDALRGADFCFHAVPVQFSALFLESIADYVDPGLPFISLSKGLELNTFRMMSQIIPRSLRNPRQPYVVLSGPSFALELMNKLPTAMVVASKDKKMANAVQQLLASRTLRINTSSDVTGVEMAGALKNVLAIAAGIVVGLNLGNNSMAALVAQGCSEIRWLATKMGAKSTTLTGLSGTGDIMLTCFVNLSRNRTVGVRLGSGEKLDDILSSMNQVAEGVSTAGAVIALAQKYKVKMPVLTAVARIVDNELTPTKAVFELMNLPQVEEV